From one Acidobacteriota bacterium genomic stretch:
- a CDS encoding zinc ribbon domain-containing protein, with protein sequence MQHCSICHYESPEGAKFCRQCGAPLYAESELSGADTRNYGRQEGAPAFSAPLPKPAPSVVDAFGSETARYYKAPSSAGVGTSNLPNVAPMYAQAAPVYMPPIHNTAPIKHKKRRLLKLAGGFLLLMMAGGIGAGINQESNRGRSWLSNEDRARLERLRTEDRLNNTLTGSISERANRMREDLERRMEDVERAREEAERAAERGLTGLDEKPLDLKDYEYPGATSGQYSRIPGKELTTLRTKDDFETIVQHYQSKLGKPYVVLNDRNNKRALFQSAGTPSVTVLVQETNDRNREKIFAMRSPFRFPKPQGALTSQPEVANGETIIVTDGKKVLTVDTKPAKPAPVTPPAPVKPAQVPENR encoded by the coding sequence ATGCAACACTGTTCAATCTGTCATTACGAATCGCCTGAGGGCGCCAAGTTTTGCCGCCAATGCGGCGCGCCGCTCTATGCCGAATCCGAGTTGTCCGGCGCCGACACGCGCAATTATGGCCGCCAGGAGGGCGCACCGGCGTTTTCAGCCCCCTTGCCAAAACCCGCACCCAGCGTCGTGGATGCGTTCGGATCAGAGACAGCGCGCTATTACAAAGCGCCCTCCTCTGCCGGAGTCGGCACTTCGAACTTGCCGAACGTTGCGCCCATGTATGCGCAAGCCGCGCCAGTTTACATGCCGCCCATTCACAACACTGCCCCGATCAAACACAAGAAGCGCCGCCTGCTGAAATTGGCGGGCGGATTTTTATTGTTGATGATGGCAGGCGGCATTGGCGCGGGCATCAACCAGGAATCGAATCGCGGTCGCAGTTGGCTTTCCAACGAAGACCGCGCGCGGTTGGAACGTCTGCGCACCGAGGATCGGCTGAACAACACGCTGACCGGGTCTATCAGTGAGCGCGCGAACCGCATGCGCGAGGACTTGGAGCGGCGCATGGAAGATGTCGAACGCGCGCGCGAAGAGGCTGAACGGGCCGCAGAGCGCGGTTTGACGGGCCTGGATGAAAAGCCGCTCGATCTGAAAGATTATGAATACCCCGGCGCCACCAGCGGCCAATACAGCCGCATCCCCGGCAAGGAATTGACCACGCTGCGCACCAAAGACGATTTCGAGACCATCGTGCAGCATTACCAGAGCAAGCTCGGCAAACCGTATGTCGTGCTGAACGACCGCAACAACAAACGCGCGCTCTTTCAATCCGCTGGCACGCCTTCGGTCACTGTGCTGGTGCAGGAAACCAACGACCGCAACCGCGAAAAGATTTTCGCCATGCGCTCGCCCTTCCGCTTCCCCAAACCGCAAGGCGCGCTGACCAGTCAGCCCGAAGTCGCTAACGGCGAAACGATCATCGTGACCGATGGCAAAAAGGTGCTCACGGTTGATACCAAACCGGCAAAACCCGCGCCTGTCACGCCGCCCGCGCCCGTCAAACCCGCCCAAGTACCGGAGAATCGCTGA